In Lactococcus paracarnosus, a genomic segment contains:
- the recD2 gene encoding SF1B family DNA helicase RecD2, with translation MADKLYFVGTIEAIFFNNPANFYKVLLLAITDTNADFKDDEIVVNGIIGDVVEGDSYKFFGELTNHPKYGEQLKVTTYEKDVPTSGAGLVKYLSSEHFPGIGKKTAEKIVATFPEDTIDHILETPEHLSGILSSEKLAAFVKRLSENHGMEKILSKLAKYELPSKLNFQIYDLYKEATLDVIKENPYQLVFDIKGIGFKKADKIAEDEGISATSDARIQAGLIHTVLTNSLESGDTYIEARDLLNQTIDLLESARNVEILADQVAEMINVLLAEGKLQAIGTKLFENSLYFAEDGIYQRLDKLTNSKVTKLAQDKFETIIGDVEAKLEIRYDSLQKEAIYKALTHQFFILTGGPGTGKTTVIKGIVQAYANLNHLDLNPDNYTDDVFPIVQLAPTGRAARRMNELTGLPAATIHRQLGLNSDDLEDDFGNDLSGSLLIVDEFSMVDTWLANKLFAAILPSMTVIFVGDADQLPSVGPGQVFADLLKIPDFATVRLDKIFRQGEGSTITNLAHDIKNGQLPADFTDKKADRSYIESKAVNIPNYIEQIASAWMKRGNDPFDLQVLIPMYKGVAGINQVNKSLQNLFNPLADRLEFLFQDTIFRQDDKVLHLVNEASLDVFNGDIGVITDLVPAKYTESKQDEIVMSFDGNEVSYPRAEWYKITLAYAMSIHKSQGSEFPSVIVPMVASYHRMLERNLLYTAITRAKQSLILLGEGQSFQTAVSRQGANRKTYLVERFGLTTTSDQTATRSEASPVKETVIETVIIDKTAFKEVVSDQATSDKLAVESIGQDAKAAPYVLTMENVLMIDPMIGMTAEDVAVFSKS, from the coding sequence ATGGCTGATAAACTTTATTTTGTGGGGACGATTGAAGCGATATTCTTTAATAACCCAGCTAATTTTTATAAGGTGTTATTACTTGCGATTACAGATACCAATGCTGACTTTAAGGACGATGAAATTGTTGTCAATGGGATTATAGGGGATGTGGTTGAAGGGGATAGCTACAAATTTTTTGGTGAGCTAACCAATCATCCTAAATATGGCGAGCAGCTCAAAGTAACGACCTATGAAAAAGATGTGCCCACATCAGGAGCAGGTCTAGTCAAGTATTTGTCTAGCGAGCACTTTCCTGGAATTGGCAAGAAAACAGCTGAAAAGATTGTCGCAACCTTCCCAGAAGATACCATCGATCATATTTTAGAGACACCTGAGCACTTATCAGGTATTTTGTCGTCTGAAAAATTAGCTGCCTTTGTTAAACGCCTATCTGAAAATCATGGTATGGAAAAAATCCTATCCAAGCTGGCCAAGTACGAACTCCCTAGTAAGCTAAATTTTCAAATTTATGACCTCTATAAGGAGGCAACTTTAGATGTGATTAAGGAAAATCCCTATCAGCTTGTTTTTGATATCAAGGGCATCGGCTTTAAAAAAGCAGATAAAATTGCCGAAGATGAAGGGATTTCAGCTACCAGTGATGCACGTATTCAAGCAGGGTTAATCCATACGGTGCTGACCAATTCACTCGAGAGTGGCGACACGTATATCGAAGCACGGGATTTACTGAATCAGACCATCGACTTGCTAGAATCAGCTAGAAATGTAGAAATTTTAGCTGACCAGGTAGCAGAGATGATAAACGTCTTGCTAGCTGAAGGTAAACTGCAGGCAATCGGAACAAAATTATTTGAGAATTCCTTATATTTTGCGGAAGATGGCATTTATCAGCGCCTAGATAAGTTAACCAATAGCAAAGTTACAAAATTAGCACAAGATAAATTTGAGACGATCATTGGGGATGTCGAAGCTAAGCTTGAGATTCGCTATGATAGTCTTCAAAAAGAGGCGATTTATAAGGCATTGACCCACCAATTTTTCATCCTGACAGGTGGACCAGGAACAGGTAAAACAACCGTAATAAAGGGAATCGTTCAGGCCTATGCTAACCTAAATCATTTGGATTTAAATCCTGATAATTATACGGATGATGTCTTTCCAATCGTCCAGTTGGCTCCTACGGGACGTGCCGCTCGCCGGATGAACGAATTAACTGGCTTACCGGCAGCGACGATTCATCGGCAACTAGGGCTAAACTCGGATGATTTAGAGGATGATTTTGGTAACGACCTATCAGGCAGTCTTTTGATCGTGGACGAGTTTTCGATGGTGGATACCTGGCTAGCCAATAAACTATTTGCGGCCATCCTACCCTCTATGACGGTTATCTTCGTTGGTGATGCCGACCAACTGCCATCAGTTGGCCCTGGACAGGTATTTGCGGATCTGCTGAAGATCCCTGATTTTGCGACCGTTAGACTAGATAAAATCTTCCGTCAAGGTGAAGGCTCCACGATTACAAATCTGGCGCATGATATTAAAAATGGGCAACTCCCAGCAGATTTCACAGATAAGAAAGCTGATCGGTCTTATATCGAAAGTAAGGCAGTCAATATCCCAAACTATATCGAACAGATTGCTAGTGCCTGGATGAAGCGTGGCAACGACCCCTTTGATTTACAAGTATTGATTCCCATGTACAAAGGTGTAGCGGGGATTAATCAGGTCAATAAATCACTGCAAAATTTGTTTAATCCCCTAGCTGATCGACTAGAATTTCTCTTTCAGGATACGATTTTTAGGCAAGATGATAAAGTCCTCCATCTGGTTAATGAAGCATCACTAGACGTCTTTAATGGTGATATTGGCGTTATTACTGATCTCGTCCCAGCCAAGTATACAGAGTCTAAACAGGATGAGATTGTCATGAGTTTTGATGGCAATGAAGTCAGCTATCCGAGAGCTGAGTGGTACAAGATCACCCTAGCCTATGCCATGTCTATCCACAAGTCTCAGGGCAGTGAGTTCCCAAGTGTCATCGTGCCCATGGTCGCGAGTTATCATCGCATGCTAGAGCGGAACTTACTTTATACAGCGATTACAAGAGCTAAACAGTCCTTGATATTACTCGGTGAGGGACAGAGTTTTCAAACAGCAGTCAGTCGACAAGGTGCTAACCGCAAAACCTATCTGGTTGAACGGTTTGGACTAACCACAACATCAGATCAAACAGCAACTCGTTCAGAAGCAAGTCCTGTCAAAGAAACAGTTATCGAAACAGTGATAATCGACAAGACAGCCTTCAAAGAGGTCGTAAGCGATCAAGCTACTAGTGATAAACTAGCAGTCGAAAGTATTGGACAAGACGCTAAAGCAGCACCTTATGTCCTGACCATGGAAAATGTCCTAATGATCGATCCGATGATTGGGATGACGGCAGAAGATGTCGCTGTATTTAGTAAATCCTAG
- a CDS encoding histidine phosphatase family protein, with product MKLYFVRHGKTVWNQERRLQGMTGDSPLLPESRLEVAKLGDYLAEVPFDAMFSSPSKRAVDTAMILSEHNQHPRDIIKKTELFEWNLGIFEGMLIDDAIKKDPENMNAFRHHPEQFWGNPIGAENLSDIHHRFGKFIAWVSQQGYENILVVSHGAFLSSSIKMLVETPIGELRPGGVGLDNNTLSIVDYDGTHYVLTHWNEKHG from the coding sequence ATGAAGCTCTATTTTGTACGTCATGGGAAAACAGTATGGAACCAAGAGCGCAGACTGCAAGGGATGACTGGAGATTCTCCCTTATTACCAGAGTCACGTCTAGAGGTTGCTAAACTTGGTGATTATTTGGCAGAAGTCCCCTTTGATGCCATGTTTTCAAGTCCCTCTAAACGTGCAGTAGACACGGCAATGATTTTATCAGAGCACAATCAGCACCCGCGTGACATCATCAAAAAAACTGAGCTATTTGAATGGAATCTGGGTATATTTGAAGGGATGCTGATCGATGATGCCATCAAAAAAGATCCTGAGAATATGAACGCCTTTCGCCATCATCCAGAACAGTTTTGGGGCAATCCGATCGGTGCAGAAAATTTATCAGATATTCATCACAGGTTTGGAAAGTTCATCGCATGGGTATCGCAACAAGGGTATGAAAACATTCTCGTTGTCAGCCATGGTGCTTTTTTATCTAGTTCGATTAAGATGTTAGTCGAAACACCCATCGGTGAATTACGGCCAGGTGGCGTAGGTCTTGATAATAATACACTGTCTATTGTTGATTATGATGGAACGCATTATGTCTTAACACATTGGAATGAAAAACATGGCTGA
- a CDS encoding tRNA (cytidine(34)-2'-O)-methyltransferase: MTNHIVLFEPRIHFNTGNIARTCAATNTHLHLIRPFGFEITDKNLKRAGLDYWDKVEIVYHDDLASFLAHVSADETASLHLITKFAEHDYSETGLYTDQTDHYFLFGREDTGLPEDFMRENPEKALRIPMNDEHVRSLNLSNAAAIVIYECLRQQQYHGLELIHRYEKDKLK, encoded by the coding sequence ATGACAAATCACATCGTACTTTTTGAACCCCGTATTCATTTTAATACTGGGAATATTGCCCGCACCTGTGCAGCAACCAACACACATTTACACCTGATCCGCCCTTTTGGCTTTGAGATTACGGATAAGAACCTTAAAAGAGCAGGATTGGACTATTGGGATAAGGTTGAAATCGTCTATCATGATGATTTAGCCTCTTTTTTAGCGCATGTCAGTGCTGATGAAACAGCTAGTTTACATCTGATTACGAAATTCGCTGAGCATGATTATTCAGAAACTGGTCTGTATACTGATCAAACAGATCATTATTTTTTATTTGGTCGTGAAGATACTGGTTTACCTGAAGACTTCATGCGTGAAAATCCTGAAAAGGCTTTGCGTATACCGATGAATGATGAACATGTCAGAAGTTTAAATTTATCAAATGCTGCTGCCATCGTGATTTATGAATGTCTTAGACAACAACAGTATCACGGACTGGAATTAATTCACAGATATGAAAAGGACAAATTAAAATGA
- a CDS encoding IS3 family transposase (programmed frameshift), with the protein MQKRYSKDFKETIVDLYQTGQSVAHLAKEYGISPATIYKWIDLYSKPNDNSISKSDYLELKRQLAQVKEERDNLKKSIDHIRREKELSAVDMTQTIQILALNIRLSCQLLGVPESSYYKRINHTLSKTQLRRQEFSLKISQLFKENRAIYGATKIHQLLLKKGEKIGIKLVQKLMKELSLKSHVTKKFKPAHTSGDTIDRQNIVLTEPIEKNKVCSTDITYISTSKGWCYLSTIMDRYTKQIIAWDLDKHMTVKLVQRTLKKAIASQGETSSIILHSNQGSQYISNEYETLLEDHGMVHSFSRKGYPYHNASLESWHGHLKREWTYQFKYRNFEEAYQSIFWYIEAFYNSKRIHQSLGYLTPNQFEKMTA; encoded by the exons ATGCAAAAACGATACTCAAAAGATTTTAAAGAAACAATAGTTGACTTATACCAAACAGGTCAATCAGTAGCTCATCTAGCTAAAGAATATGGTATATCTCCTGCAACCATCTATAAATGGATTGACCTCTATTCAAAGCCTAATGACAACTCAATATCAAAATCTGACTATCTTGAATTAAAAAGACAGCTAGCACAGGTTAAAGAGGAACGAGATA ATCTTAAAAAAAGTATTGACCATATTCGCAGAGAAAAAGAATTGAGTGCTGTGGATATGACGCAAACAATACAAATTTTAGCACTCAATATCAGATTAAGTTGTCAATTACTTGGTGTTCCAGAGTCAAGTTATTATAAACGAATCAATCATACCCTGTCCAAAACCCAATTGAGACGTCAAGAGTTCTCTTTGAAGATTAGTCAGCTATTCAAAGAGAATCGAGCTATCTATGGTGCAACTAAAATTCATCAACTGTTACTTAAGAAGGGAGAAAAAATTGGCATAAAACTTGTTCAAAAATTGATGAAAGAGCTCTCTTTGAAGTCTCACGTCACTAAAAAGTTCAAACCAGCACACACTTCAGGGGACACCATTGACCGTCAAAATATAGTGTTAACTGAACCTATAGAGAAGAACAAGGTCTGCTCAACTGACATTACTTATATCTCAACTAGCAAAGGATGGTGCTACCTCTCAACCATTATGGACCGCTATACTAAACAAATTATTGCTTGGGATTTAGACAAACATATGACTGTTAAGTTAGTCCAACGTACCTTGAAGAAAGCTATTGCGTCTCAAGGAGAGACGAGCTCAATTATCTTGCATTCTAATCAGGGAAGTCAATACATAAGCAATGAATATGAAACGTTACTTGAGGATCATGGCATGGTTCACTCATTTAGTAGAAAAGGATATCCTTATCATAATGCCAGTCTTGAATCATGGCATGGACATTTAAAGAGAGAATGGACTTACCAATTTAAGTACAGAAATTTTGAAGAAGCCTATCAGAGTATTTTCTGGTATATTGAAGCTTTTTACAATTCAAAACGCATTCATCAAAGTTTAGGATATTTAACGCCTAATCAGTTTGAAAAGATGACTGCTTAA
- a CDS encoding tetratricopeptide repeat protein: protein MLEIDDLKEAIKLNPKDARSYNNLGNAYKAKGEYDKAIENYEKSITIDPNYTGSYNNLGNVYKAKGEYDKVIECYEKSISIDPNCAMPYNNLGVAYKIKGEYDKAIENYEKSISIDPNYDKAYNNLGVVYSAKGEYDKAIEYYEKSIVINPKNAGLYNNLGLSLQFKGEYTKAIENFEKAINLSPSSEKIINNFIDLLKKYKSKQNGSFENIKILNKLNILVEIFRYSRLETEPEKLYHYTKLSTIQNILETKQNDDGQKNEHPNLRLYNTEYMNDPEEGNFFLSYIYENISKNKRDVSANVSRAFITSLTKNKDEIPSWEAYGDKHKGVAIGIEVDIKKNSGTLTSQDADKQYVDAPKLYKILYLDKNSEPTKKNSGNTPYGDDEFSNDIIELIKNNLKVKNLKSEKLLELDKIKYLIKNSKYKYEDEYRIIEYTKDFSKAMYDDGNPKLFLNFNNFIFKEFKFGAKCYNEYEYKPFIYKKMEEIYEYKEKNLKQMISNSEVLIR from the coding sequence ATGTTAGAGATAGATGATTTGAAAGAAGCTATTAAGTTAAACCCTAAGGATGCTAGGTCATACAACAATTTAGGGAATGCCTATAAAGCAAAAGGCGAGTATGATAAGGCGATTGAAAACTACGAAAAATCCATTACAATAGATCCTAATTATACTGGGTCATACAACAATTTAGGGAATGTCTATAAAGCAAAAGGCGAGTATGATAAGGTAATTGAATGCTACGAGAAATCCATTTCAATAGATCCTAATTGTGCTATGCCATACAACAATTTAGGGGTTGCCTATAAAATAAAAGGCGAGTATGATAAGGCGATTGAAAACTACGAGAAATCCATTTCAATAGATCCTAATTATGATAAAGCATACAACAATTTAGGGGTTGTCTATAGTGCAAAAGGCGAGTATGATAAGGCAATTGAATACTACGAGAAATCCATTGTAATAAATCCTAAAAATGCAGGTTTATATAACAATTTAGGACTTTCCTTACAATTTAAAGGTGAATATACTAAGGCGATTGAAAATTTTGAAAAAGCAATTAATTTAAGCCCAAGTAGTGAGAAAATAATAAATAATTTTATTGATCTTTTAAAAAAATATAAAAGTAAACAAAATGGCTCTTTTGAAAACATAAAGATTTTAAATAAATTGAATATTTTAGTTGAAATTTTTAGGTATAGCCGTTTAGAAACTGAACCAGAAAAGCTTTATCACTATACCAAGCTTTCAACAATACAAAATATTTTAGAAACAAAACAAAATGATGATGGTCAAAAAAATGAACATCCTAATTTAAGACTTTATAATACTGAATATATGAACGATCCAGAAGAAGGAAATTTCTTTTTAAGCTACATATATGAAAATATATCTAAAAATAAAAGGGATGTTAGCGCCAATGTAAGTAGGGCATTTATTACTTCTTTAACAAAAAATAAAGATGAAATACCGAGTTGGGAAGCTTATGGCGACAAACACAAAGGTGTTGCTATAGGAATAGAGGTTGATATTAAAAAAAATAGTGGCACATTAACTAGTCAAGATGCTGATAAGCAATATGTAGATGCTCCTAAATTATATAAGATTTTATATCTTGATAAAAATAGTGAGCCAACAAAAAAAAACAGTGGAAACACACCATATGGTGATGATGAATTTAGTAACGATATTATTGAACTAATTAAAAATAATTTAAAAGTAAAAAATCTAAAATCTGAAAAATTACTAGAATTAGATAAGATAAAATACTTAATAAAAAATAGCAAATATAAATATGAAGATGAATATCGTATTATAGAATATACCAAGGACTTTTCAAAAGCTATGTATGATGATGGTAATCCAAAACTATTTTTAAATTTTAATAATTTCATATTTAAAGAATTTAAATTTGGAGCTAAGTGCTACAACGAATATGAATATAAACCTTTTATATACAAGAAAATGGAAGAAATTTACGAATACAAAGAAAAAAATTTGAAACAAATGATAAGTAATTCAGAAGTCCTTATACGATAG
- a CDS encoding AbiH family protein gives MKLEKQLIILGNGFDLANGFKTSYIGFMNWIIPKKGSSIENIEKEIKTVTNWDLVLATEGIRDEKSYVIEKVEKELPTLHKLNIWYILFIHSKISNESNWNDVETQIYKYLVQDKIIENFDSKIETFKVFQQIVYIILVSKLGKKDLDSVANFFYEQLNDVEQDFERYLFEAAGYSQEKIVYNDKFGYKGTNKLLKFLMELDGGMEYFNLLTFNYTDPWHLRWYPNSGDSTDKCVVPKKVKMVHGSANSNLDSTNHIIFGIDSRYVDVNSINYRFTKVYRTLILNSLKNNNYSINENVYEPGINVIKFYGHSLCDADYSYFQQMFDFYSLYQNNYLKCYFYFSNWKNSGISDDKLLHINVAAVTNLFEHYGETLDNKDHGKNLLTRLQQTGRIIIKQINPSDCLK, from the coding sequence TTGAAGTTAGAAAAACAACTAATTATTTTGGGTAATGGTTTTGATTTAGCAAATGGTTTTAAAACATCTTATATTGGATTTATGAACTGGATAATACCTAAAAAAGGATCCAGTATAGAAAATATAGAAAAAGAAATAAAAACCGTAACAAATTGGGATCTTGTATTAGCCACGGAAGGAATTAGAGATGAAAAATCGTATGTTATAGAAAAGGTAGAAAAAGAATTACCTACTTTACACAAGCTAAATATTTGGTATATTTTATTTATCCATTCAAAAATTTCGAATGAGTCAAATTGGAATGATGTTGAAACCCAAATTTATAAGTATTTAGTTCAGGATAAGATAATTGAAAATTTTGATTCTAAAATTGAAACTTTTAAGGTTTTTCAACAAATAGTCTATATTATCTTGGTCAGTAAATTAGGAAAAAAAGATTTAGATTCTGTTGCCAATTTTTTTTATGAACAATTGAATGATGTAGAACAAGACTTCGAAAGGTATTTATTTGAAGCAGCAGGTTACAGTCAAGAAAAAATAGTATATAATGATAAATTTGGGTATAAGGGAACAAATAAATTATTAAAATTTCTTATGGAACTTGATGGAGGGATGGAATACTTTAATCTATTGACTTTTAATTATACAGATCCTTGGCATTTAAGATGGTATCCTAATTCTGGAGATAGCACTGATAAATGTGTTGTACCCAAAAAAGTTAAAATGGTTCATGGGTCTGCAAATAGTAATTTAGATTCTACAAATCATATAATTTTTGGAATAGATAGCCGATATGTAGATGTGAATAGTATAAATTATCGCTTTACAAAGGTTTATCGCACATTAATTCTAAATTCGTTAAAAAACAATAACTATTCTATAAATGAAAATGTTTATGAACCAGGTATTAATGTCATTAAGTTTTATGGTCATTCTCTATGTGATGCAGATTACAGCTATTTTCAGCAGATGTTCGATTTTTATAGTTTGTATCAAAATAATTATTTAAAGTGTTATTTCTACTTTAGTAATTGGAAAAACAGTGGTATTTCTGACGATAAGCTATTGCATATTAATGTTGCTGCTGTGACTAATTTATTTGAACATTATGGAGAAACATTGGATAATAAAGATCATGGTAAAAATTTATTAACGAGGTTACAGCAAACAGGAAGGATCATAATAAAACAAATTAATCCATCTGATTGTCTTAAATAA
- a CDS encoding alpha/beta hydrolase family protein produces MKKIKWIIIVLTVLIVASGIIFMIGNHYQMTEKRVEIPTEKAKLSAVITFPKQKKIKGIIVFVHGDGPQNATQDGGYKPVMERFAKSGFLSVSWDKAGTGSSTGNWLDQSMDDRAKEVSQVIAWLKIKYPNEAKQIGLWGASQAGWVIPKVMSTDPKIDFSILVGPAINWMRQGLYNTDWRIADAGGSKSERLAERSAFEKDAQLIKENTTVEAYKSAGGKENLSSDRYLFIRRNLDADATADLANIKRPLYLVLAEKDKNVDSLETKAVYTDVVKKSVLQVKTIANTEHMMLNPKIAHHPFLVTLTAVMMPKYFLVDQDYLDYCQEVAEAQ; encoded by the coding sequence ATGAAAAAAATTAAATGGATTATTATAGTTTTAACTGTGCTGATTGTTGCATCTGGTATTATCTTCATGATAGGAAATCACTATCAGATGACTGAAAAAAGGGTGGAGATACCTACGGAAAAGGCGAAACTCTCTGCAGTCATCACCTTCCCCAAGCAAAAAAAAATAAAAGGGATTATCGTTTTTGTCCATGGAGATGGCCCACAAAATGCAACACAAGATGGTGGTTACAAACCAGTAATGGAACGATTTGCTAAATCAGGCTTCCTATCTGTATCATGGGATAAAGCTGGTACTGGTAGTTCTACTGGCAATTGGTTGGACCAATCCATGGATGATCGTGCCAAGGAAGTTTCCCAAGTGATTGCTTGGTTAAAAATAAAATATCCAAATGAGGCTAAACAAATTGGCCTATGGGGAGCTAGTCAAGCAGGTTGGGTAATCCCAAAAGTTATGTCGACAGATCCTAAGATTGACTTTTCAATTCTTGTAGGACCAGCCATTAACTGGATGCGACAAGGGCTATATAATACAGACTGGCGCATAGCAGATGCAGGCGGCTCAAAATCAGAGCGGTTAGCAGAGCGATCAGCTTTTGAAAAAGATGCCCAGCTAATTAAGGAAAATACAACAGTTGAAGCCTACAAATCTGCGGGTGGAAAAGAAAACCTATCGTCAGATAGATACTTATTTATTCGTCGCAACTTAGACGCAGATGCAACAGCAGATTTAGCCAACATAAAGCGTCCCTTATATTTAGTGCTAGCAGAAAAAGATAAAAATGTGGATTCATTAGAAACAAAAGCTGTTTATACAGATGTTGTCAAAAAGTCAGTCTTACAAGTCAAAACGATCGCAAATACCGAACACATGATGTTAAATCCTAAGATAGCACATCATCCATTCTTAGTCACACTTACTGCCGTCATGATGCCTAAATACTTTTTAGTTGATCAGGATTATCTTGATTATTGTCAAGAAGTAGCTGAAGCACAGTAA
- a CDS encoding GNAT family N-acetyltransferase has product MKKTIKSVAAYDPDYLSQQLSQLISQGFSAKFTHQLFAKKTATLAIKVISDYLVMSQQHTLTICEIEGQICGCLLISEDPNKLSHLYHFFRRSLTVMQSLKLLFLMVMLSYRPQKNEGYIDLVVTDQKFYRLGVAQSLIGHSMAMTSKQRITLHVADTNQQAIKLYEKLNFKRIKHESSRLLYWLTGKKGWYLMRWENEKN; this is encoded by the coding sequence ATGAAAAAAACGATCAAGTCAGTAGCTGCCTATGATCCGGATTATCTAAGCCAACAGCTTAGCCAGTTAATCAGTCAGGGATTTTCAGCCAAATTCACACATCAACTATTTGCTAAAAAGACTGCCACTTTAGCAATCAAAGTCATCAGTGACTATCTTGTCATGTCACAGCAGCATACTCTAACGATTTGTGAGATAGAGGGACAAATTTGTGGGTGTTTACTTATCAGTGAAGACCCAAACAAATTGTCTCATTTATACCACTTTTTTAGGCGGTCATTAACAGTTATGCAATCACTCAAACTATTATTTTTAATGGTGATGCTCTCCTATCGGCCACAAAAAAATGAAGGCTATATAGACTTAGTCGTAACCGATCAGAAATTTTATAGATTAGGGGTTGCCCAATCTTTAATAGGTCATAGCATGGCCATGACTAGTAAACAGCGTATCACGCTGCATGTAGCAGACACGAATCAACAGGCAATTAAGCTCTATGAAAAATTAAACTTTAAACGTATAAAACATGAATCAAGTCGGCTATTATATTGGCTGACTGGAAAAAAAGGTTGGTATTTAATGAGGTGGGAAAATGAAAAAAATTAA
- a CDS encoding MerR family transcriptional regulator, translating to MNNLSSGQIAELFDLPKSKLRYYINKGLLSPRIDDENGYYLFDESDIYRLYQLIIFRKIGFSISDIKASQEVDDLMPLLHKSNNILQANIDELISLQKLTTKIIDSHDSSQLDDVYFVAHDDRYFKKLPQDMVTNGEINYLSATKQKQFKIEQPYFIQSNEAQVDVCYASQVSDYDHIYFAGNYACINFLVADEVALDLKISQFLEDPLFQLTQSKEKQILVYENVTRSLAYNSGLVYTVEVCV from the coding sequence ATGAATAACCTATCTTCTGGTCAAATTGCTGAGCTATTTGACCTACCAAAATCAAAGCTGCGTTACTACATTAACAAAGGACTATTATCTCCTCGTATTGATGACGAAAATGGCTACTATCTATTTGATGAGTCAGATATCTATCGACTTTATCAACTCATCATTTTTAGAAAAATTGGGTTTTCTATTTCTGATATTAAGGCGAGTCAAGAAGTAGACGACCTGATGCCTTTATTACACAAGTCAAATAACATCTTGCAGGCAAACATCGATGAGTTAATCAGCTTACAAAAGTTAACGACTAAGATCATCGATTCCCATGATAGCAGTCAACTTGATGACGTTTACTTTGTTGCACATGATGATCGTTACTTTAAAAAGTTACCGCAAGATATGGTAACTAATGGTGAAATTAACTACCTGAGTGCAACCAAACAGAAGCAGTTTAAGATAGAGCAACCTTACTTCATTCAGTCAAATGAAGCGCAAGTTGATGTCTGCTATGCATCACAAGTATCTGATTATGATCATATTTATTTTGCTGGTAATTATGCATGCATTAACTTTTTAGTAGCTGATGAAGTTGCTCTTGACCTGAAAATTAGTCAGTTTCTAGAGGATCCACTCTTTCAGTTGACCCAATCAAAAGAGAAGCAAATCCTAGTCTATGAAAATGTCACCCGTTCTCTGGCCTATAACAGTGGCCTAGTTTATACTGTGGAAGTGTGTGTATGA
- a CDS encoding GNAT family N-acetyltransferase: MLTKPHQLIAISQHPDYLAAAITYFSEAFGIPEEIYRDSITASLTTTSTLPRFYVLVKGTELVGCFGLITNDFNSRQDLYPWLAALFVSEKYRGQGLGKLLIQHAVSEVKEMGYPSLYLVTDHSSYYEKFGFEHLGSAYGLDGPARLYAYQI; the protein is encoded by the coding sequence ATGCTTACTAAACCACATCAGCTTATCGCAATCAGTCAGCATCCAGATTATTTGGCTGCTGCTATTACCTACTTTTCTGAGGCTTTTGGCATACCAGAAGAGATTTATAGGGATAGTATCACAGCTAGTTTAACAACGACATCTACCTTACCTCGCTTTTATGTCCTGGTAAAAGGGACTGAGCTTGTCGGCTGTTTTGGGCTAATTACAAATGATTTTAATAGCCGTCAAGACTTGTATCCTTGGCTTGCGGCCTTGTTTGTCTCTGAAAAATACAGAGGACAAGGCTTAGGTAAACTGTTGATTCAGCATGCGGTGTCAGAAGTTAAAGAGATGGGTTATCCGAGTTTGTATCTGGTGACAGATCATAGCTCATATTATGAAAAATTTGGATTTGAGCATCTGGGTAGTGCTTATGGACTAGATGGGCCAGCTCGTTTGTATGCCTATCAGATCTAA